The DNA window ATACAAGTATTAGATCCCAATCTGGATCTGTGCCCACTCAACCGACAACCCGGGCCCATCTATCTAGCATGGGAGAAAATCTTCTAACCTATTTCTTTCAATGTTTTGTCACATGTATATTAATGTAGTGTTTGTAAATTCattgcaaattttttttaaaaaaaaatttgcaaatATTACCTCTTCATATACATTAAACcatatgtatatgtatagaaaatattcataaaaGAGTATTGATAAATGTACAACCAAAATATCGTACAACGATATTTATAACAATTAAATCgtgagattttgttattatatcgtcagattttatattgaatttatcatgagatattgataaataaaatttttgtattaaattttTTGTGTTGTAAAAATTGTTATACAGATTTAGTTATACATGTAACATTACTCTTCCTAAAATTCTATGTATTAAAAGCCTGCTCCTCTCACACGCATTAAAGGCTTAAATCTTAATAATAAAAGATCTCATATTTAATCAATGATTATACggcaattaaaatataaaagtatTCACATAGTTACTCAACCTAGCTAGTAATTGCTCCAGTTGATGGATAAAGACAGCACCTAAAAAAGTAGACATATTTTGCTAAATTAATGGTTACTGAGGAAGAAAACCTTCGGATGTTTGAACTCCGTGGAGGTATCAGATCCTTCAGAAAGACCCCGTTTCCTGTTTACATTGACATTGCTCTTAAAATCGATATCGTAGTGTAATGAATCTTGGTAGATTGAAGGGAGGGGAATTAGAGATGGAAGTGTAGGCAGTGGCGACGGTGAGGGAATAACCACCGGTGGAGGTGGAATCTGGTAGGTGTCAAGAGGTGGCGGAGGGTTGCGCCATCGCGGAAGCGGGCCGGCGAGGAGGAGGGTCTGAAGCAGTGGCCCTGCTTTCATCACTGCTTGCAGAAGCTTACCCTTTTCAGGCAATGGCCTGTCGGGAACTATAGGCAAGCCTTGACCAGCTTCTACAGCCGGCTGTGGCGGTGGAGGAGGCGCAGTTAGTGGTGGTGAGAGTTGTTGAGGCGACGAGACGATGCTTTCGTCACTATCTGATGAGGAGAAGCCATTGTTGGAGTCGATTCCTCTTCTGGGATCATCTTCAACGCCTGAAATCCCAGAATGTGGAGCAGATTGGTGACACTGTTGCTTCTCCAGCTGCTGCTGAAGCAACAGTTTCTGGAAGAAGACGTTTTGACACTTTTCTTTAGCTTCATCCCTCTCTTCGATTGCCCTGTTCAGCAGTGATTTGAGCTGCAGAATTTGGTCGTCTCTGTTCCTGAGCTCCTCCTGTGCGTTTAATCTGGTTTCTTCAAGCTCCATTGTCAGCACCAGAGAATGCCGTAGCTCATCCATACTCTGTGCAAACGAAAGCCAACCTCAAATTACTTGTAACAAGCCAGAATTGTAGCGATACTGGCTGGTAAAGTGAGATTAACGAGTGAAGTTAGCTAGAACATTATTCTCTCTCACCTTTTCTTGGTAGAAGTAAGTCCAGTTGACAGGAAGACCTTTTTGGATATCCATAGCCCTTTCACCAAAATGCAATCGAGGTGTTGGAGAGTGAAGGAACGGTTCAGAGTTGTACGCTTTTATATTGACACTCTTTTCCTCGCCTCTCTAATCTCTGTTTAAACGTGCATGTactaacaaatacatataagtTTTATGTGGATATTaattaagagtaggtctcttgtgatacgatctcacaaatctttatttgtgagacggatcaatcttattgatattcacaataaaaagtatcttttagcataaaaagtagcatttttttatagattatccaaataagagatatatctcacaaaatacgatcattgagatcgtctcacataaatttttaccaTCAATTAATTCGAAAGTAGTAATTCTCAAATTGTTCATGTGCTTTCTCATCTTTAGCACATTCTCTCTCAACGTAGTGCATGAACGGGGTACACATGTTTCATGTTATTTTAGTCATTCTTcgttattttcaaatttcaaaaaaaacccacataacattttcattagaattaaaaagaaaaagataaattaaagAATTTTTTCTCATTGATACAAGATTATGTTGAACTTAATGCTAAAAACACAGTAGCCATTGGATCCCCTAAAAATTCGTATTATATATTCACACAACCGTTTTAGCCAccctaaagaaaataaatatagGTTTATTTTTGTTGGGGTGTGGGGTTTGGTTTGGTTAACTAGCGTGCGACTAAATCAGAAAAAGCCAACACGGTCAAGGACAAAAGACTCGACGCTATGCTACGGTATCACGAATGAGTGACGAGACATTAggatattattgttttttttaaggaaaaaagAGAAAGACGAAACGTAGACAGACTGTAGGGCAAATAGGTCGAGCCATTCGAGGTACAAAGGATGTGTAGGGCATGTGATGCTATGGAATGTACATATCGGCTGCATTTGCGGGAGTTATACGACAACGTCTGATCCCCTGATTTGATTTGTGCCCCGACTTGGAATTCTCTCCCACCCTAAGAAGCAAATAAACCATGTTCTTTGCAATTTCCCAATTAACAAATCACATGTCATCATTGTCGTGGCTTGCCCCATGTTTAGTTTGAAGGATgtgattattatttaattatcagtaaataaataaattcaaaaaactctatagataaaaataatattatattttgtaagattaaaattaaaatttctaaCAATGTTGGGCTTTTTTTGGTTGTATCTGGGAATTAGTGTGGATGATTGAGGAAATGATTGTTAGTATGGGCAGTGAGTTTATTTTCCTTCAATAAGGCTACGTTTAGTTGGCTTGTTTAGGtggatttatttttttaacacacattatctaatttttagtatattttttatttaatcaaGTCGATCactcctatgaatgattaggtaaTATTATCTCACTCTTAACCAAGTCGATCACTCTTATGAATGATTAGGTAATATTATCTCACACACATAATCACTCCTCAActcctaggattatttatctcaCTCTTAATCCatcatattttttcaattttaccattttcttaaatccaaactcaccaccacttccatCAACCGATCGACCACCGACCACCGGACGGCAACCCCCGCCGCCGCCTGTCGCCGCCCGCCGCCGCCGACTGCTTGCCACCGACTGCCTTCGACCGCCTGTCGTCGCTGATCGCTGACCGCCGCTGCCGCCGGCCGACGCCAACAGCCGCTGCCGACCACCCTCTCCTCCTGTCGGCCTACCGCCGCCTCCACCGTCGCCGCCGGCCGACCACCATACATTGTTTAGAATACCCTCCCCCCTAGCGCCGTCGACCGCAAAAAAATATAAGGACAATTTTGtcaattcatcaaaaaattattaattatctcATTCTTAACCAccataccaaacataatattattttattattatatattatatttctatttcaatcatttttttttttcaattctctcttaatcatttcatttttttatccCCCAACCAAACACAGACTTAGTGTTTGGTTAGTCCTTTCAATAGAAGAAGATCGGCTGGGTTTATGCAAAGATGAACCAAACGGATGGTTTATGTTAGATAAACTACCATAATCTCTCTATCACTTGTACCAAACGCTTTATGGGGAAATTCTTTTTCTGGTTTTATTGTCGTGCAATTCTAAGTCTTAGTCAATtaatttgtatatattttttattttaaacatttttttatgGGAGTGTTAATGTTGTCCGATGaaaaatcaaaatatgaaaaaaaacaaattaattgATTAAAACCGCAAGTTGACATGTAATAAATCCAAAAATACGAATTATAttaccaaaaatataatttctctTTTAAACCAAATGCTTAGATCTCACTTTTTGAGAAGGTATTGATCAATAGATACAATGGGCAATGCATTCATTGAGTGCAAAACAAAATGATGTACATTGGTCATTGTCAAATGAGGATCCAAGGCCCCTGCTCTTTTTGACTTGTGCGTTTATCTTTAGACCAGAATCTTCCATATGTTGGACTACTTTTTcctaatcatattcataacaatGATATTATAAACGATAATTAGTATAATTATTTTAGATAATTTTGAAAATGTCTACGTGGATATGCTACTTGAGATAGACCATACTTTATTAATACAGCTTAATCGTCATGAGATTAACTATGTGTGACGCCTAGGGCTGAAGAGGGCAGAGTGATCGTTGGAGTCATAAGGTTGCACGAACAATGAGCGGATCTTGGCAGACTTCTAGACAaaaaacatgaatgaaccgatcgaTCTAAAATTGTTCAGATATAGTACTTGCAGTTGAAgatgatttaaaaaatttgatatttacTACTTATATCATCAACGAGCATTGAAGCTCGAGGAACTACCCACTATTATTCttttaattattgttttggAACAGATCAATAATAATCCTAAAAATTTAATGCTCCTGTAAAGTcggataaaaaaataaatgcatGTGTACACACTCATAATAACAAGAAATAATGGTTTATTAGTAGTACATATTAATTTGAGGACCAAAGCGAACGGGGGAAAAATAAATGATTCAATATGAATTATCCCATCCGTCCTAAGCATATAGACTTGTTTATATATATTAGTGCAGTGGCAacgaaaacaaaataaatatatttagcGCATATTTATAGAAGATAAAATTTATATTCGTGCAAGTACATCTTCAAACTGATTCATTTTAAGCATGGTTCGCTGTCGCGGTCGCGGAGGTCGGAACGGATGCTATCGTTTCAGTTACAATGAAATTTCACGGAACgggtatttaaaaaaatattataaatatataaaaattaaaaattttggaaaatatttagaaatataaaaattaaaataaatatcatttaaatagattatttgatgtaaataagaaatttaattTGACAACGGTTTATCCAAACAATGCAGGTGCTCAAAATTGTATTATTTATACTACAAAACAAAGATATGACGTGCAATTAGACCCAGTGTTTTTATAACCGGACCGTTAATCGAACCGGTCAAGccttaaaaaatggttcaaccggttcaaccggtcgaaccggatcaataaaattaatattttatttattttatataataaataaaatagtaaaatattgattatttatgtttttataatttttatttaatttttaagatgaaaattacaacaaatatcaaaataaaaatcatt is part of the Primulina eburnea isolate SZY01 chromosome 1, ASM2296580v1, whole genome shotgun sequence genome and encodes:
- the LOC140813190 gene encoding uncharacterized protein: MDIQKGLPVNWTYFYQEKSMDELRHSLVLTMELEETRLNAQEELRNRDDQILQLKSLLNRAIEERDEAKEKCQNVFFQKLLLQQQLEKQQCHQSAPHSGISGVEDDPRRGIDSNNGFSSSDSDESIVSSPQQLSPPLTAPPPPPQPAVEAGQGLPIVPDRPLPEKGKLLQAVMKAGPLLQTLLLAGPLPRWRNPPPPLDTYQIPPPPVVIPSPSPLPTLPSLIPLPSIYQDSLHYDIDFKSNVNVNRKRGLSEGSDTSTEFKHPKVFFLSNH